One Rhodothermales bacterium DNA segment encodes these proteins:
- a CDS encoding spore maturation protein, protein MDVFRSIIDLVSVFVLPAIIVGFPLYGLIKRVPVYEEFVEGAKEGFGVAVKIIPYLVAILFAIGMFRASGALDFLIQGLRPLMSLLGVPAEVLPMAIIRPLTGSGSAAIVADMIQQYGEDSLLVKMAATMFGSTETTFYVIAVYFGAVQVKKTRHAVPAGLIADISAMLIAVYVVRWLFG, encoded by the coding sequence ATGGACGTCTTTCGCTCAATCATCGATCTCGTTTCTGTTTTTGTGCTGCCCGCGATCATCGTCGGCTTTCCGCTCTACGGCCTCATCAAGCGCGTACCCGTTTATGAGGAATTCGTCGAGGGCGCGAAGGAAGGATTCGGCGTGGCGGTCAAGATCATCCCTTATCTGGTCGCCATCCTGTTTGCGATCGGCATGTTTCGCGCATCGGGAGCGCTCGATTTCCTCATCCAAGGGTTGCGGCCGCTGATGAGCCTGCTGGGCGTGCCGGCGGAGGTGCTGCCCATGGCGATCATCCGCCCCCTGACGGGTTCGGGCTCGGCCGCCATCGTTGCGGACATGATCCAGCAGTACGGGGAGGATTCGCTCCTGGTGAAGATGGCCGCCACGATGTTCGGGTCGACCGAAACGACCTTTTATGTCATCGCGGTCTACTTCGGGGCCGTCCAGGTCAAAAAAACGCGGCATGCCGTGCCGGCCGGCCTCATTGCCGACATCAGCGCGATGCTGATCGCGGTGTACGTCGTGCGGTGGCTCTTCGGGTGA
- a CDS encoding Smr/MutS family protein, with product MPFPTLSDDGQTVTLDLHGATVDEAVRLAQRAVSEARRRGRSSLRLIHGSSTSGGGRRTIKSAVTDLLLDGRLGIPASNAVAGDDVLVLSLGHAGRPDPRPITLLDIQR from the coding sequence ATGCCGTTTCCCACCCTCAGCGATGACGGTCAGACCGTGACGCTCGACCTGCACGGGGCGACCGTCGACGAGGCGGTGCGGCTGGCGCAGCGCGCGGTGAGCGAGGCCCGCCGGCGCGGCCGGTCGTCCCTGCGCCTCATTCACGGCTCTTCGACCAGCGGAGGCGGCCGGCGGACGATCAAAAGCGCCGTCACCGACCTGCTCCTGGACGGCCGCTTGGGCATTCCGGCCAGCAACGCAGTCGCCGGCGACGACGTCCTCGTACTGTCGCTCGGCCACGCCGGCAGGCCGGACCCGCGCCCGATCACGCTTCTCGACATCCAACGGTAA
- a CDS encoding DUF5103 domain-containing protein — translation MPSALSTRISKRPWRRNVPVLAAWIVLVAGCAGAKEAGEGKEREPFIIERAEKKTRIDIPLGEPDSAVRSIQLYRVGVSDGPGTETVEETQFPVIALGASGQLELKFDLMEQVGRPLSVFFYHADAAWERDLTPSEYLGGFHRDQLIQYTPSRATDVPYVHYAYRFPNDAISFLLSGNYIVRITEQGMEDDVLFERPFYVTEQAMGLQVGVENMLLSDGGFNAVQPSAVFLPSQSLQPNAYDFQVCFVRNGRFEAPRCTEQPRLYQTPSLQFYLEPNQAFEPETSDYFLDLSALQVGRQLAHIAFNEAPYRVQLEPDYARFPGNPLAPFLRGQTVIAGAVRDVASPDVSAQYVQVRFSFVTDSGRPIEGGVSILGSFDGWDRRRATPMTWNDDEERYEAEMLLKQGQYEYRYVGGGGRLPRGTVPRPENLYTALVYFSDIRLQTDRLLAVGGVLAP, via the coding sequence ATGCCCAGCGCCCTGTCGACCCGTATCTCCAAGCGCCCGTGGCGGCGGAACGTGCCCGTGCTGGCGGCATGGATCGTCCTCGTAGCCGGCTGCGCCGGCGCGAAAGAGGCCGGCGAGGGGAAGGAAAGAGAGCCCTTCATCATCGAGCGCGCCGAAAAAAAGACACGCATCGACATCCCGCTCGGCGAGCCGGATTCCGCCGTGCGCAGCATCCAGCTGTACCGGGTCGGGGTATCGGATGGCCCGGGGACGGAGACCGTGGAGGAGACCCAGTTTCCGGTGATCGCGCTCGGCGCCTCGGGGCAACTGGAGCTGAAATTCGACCTGATGGAACAGGTGGGCCGGCCGCTGAGCGTCTTTTTCTATCATGCCGATGCGGCCTGGGAGCGCGATCTTACGCCGTCGGAATACCTGGGAGGCTTCCATCGGGATCAGCTGATCCAGTATACCCCGTCGCGCGCGACGGACGTGCCCTATGTCCACTACGCGTACCGGTTTCCCAACGATGCGATTTCGTTTTTGCTGAGCGGCAACTACATCGTCCGGATCACGGAGCAGGGGATGGAGGACGACGTGCTTTTCGAACGGCCGTTTTACGTGACCGAACAGGCGATGGGGTTGCAGGTCGGGGTCGAAAACATGCTGCTCAGCGATGGCGGGTTCAACGCCGTCCAGCCCTCGGCCGTTTTCCTGCCGTCGCAGTCCCTGCAGCCCAATGCCTACGATTTCCAGGTATGCTTCGTGCGGAACGGTCGCTTCGAGGCCCCGCGCTGCACGGAGCAGCCGCGGCTCTATCAGACGCCGTCGCTGCAGTTTTATCTGGAACCGAACCAGGCGTTCGAGCCGGAGACGTCGGATTATTTCCTCGATTTGAGTGCGCTCCAGGTCGGGCGGCAGCTCGCGCACATCGCCTTCAACGAGGCGCCGTACCGGGTTCAGCTCGAACCGGATTACGCGCGGTTTCCCGGCAACCCGCTGGCCCCGTTTCTCCGGGGGCAGACCGTCATCGCCGGCGCGGTTCGGGATGTCGCGAGTCCGGACGTGTCGGCGCAATACGTCCAGGTGCGCTTCAGCTTCGTGACGGATTCGGGCCGGCCCATCGAGGGCGGCGTGTCGATCCTGGGCAGTTTCGACGGGTGGGATCGCCGGCGGGCTACTCCCATGACGTGGAACGACGACGAGGAGCGCTACGAGGCCGAGATGCTGCTCAAGCAGGGGCAGTATGAATACCGGTATGTCGGCGGTGGTGGCCGGCTGCCACGCGGCACCGTGCCTCGCCCGGAAAATCTGTACACGGCGCTGGTCTATTTCTCCGACATCCGCTTGCAGACGGATCGGTTGCTCGCGGTGGGCGGCGTGCTCGCGCCCTGA
- a CDS encoding histone H1 yields MSKFEELRDFVHGLERDFSQFYEKGNKAAGTRVRKAMQDLKKMAQDIRTEVQEKKA; encoded by the coding sequence ATGAGCAAATTCGAAGAACTTAGAGATTTTGTACATGGACTGGAGCGCGATTTTTCTCAGTTCTACGAGAAAGGCAACAAAGCCGCCGGTACGCGTGTCCGTAAAGCCATGCAGGATCTGAAGAAAATGGCTCAGGATATTCGTACGGAAGTGCAGGAGAAGAAGGCGTAA
- a CDS encoding isoamylase early set domain-containing protein codes for MVDKKQSPKGKTVRVTFELPADVASDRVAVVGDFNAWNPEKDLMKLDPKKGIWSKAMSFKPGETHEFRYVIDGVHWRNDESADRYVSNPFFCENSVLEL; via the coding sequence ATGGTAGACAAAAAACAAAGCCCGAAAGGCAAGACGGTCCGCGTAACGTTCGAGTTGCCGGCGGATGTTGCATCCGATCGCGTCGCCGTCGTCGGCGATTTCAACGCGTGGAATCCCGAGAAAGATCTCATGAAGCTCGACCCCAAAAAGGGGATCTGGAGCAAGGCCATGAGCTTCAAACCGGGCGAGACGCACGAATTTCGCTATGTGATCGATGGCGTTCACTGGCGCAACGACGAAAGCGCCGACCGGTACGTCTCCAATCCGTTCTTCTGCGAGAACAGCGTCCTGGAGCTCTGA
- the dnaE gene encoding DNA polymerase III subunit alpha, which produces MHTCDFSHLHCHSQYSLLDGAAQIKTMVAKAAEHGQAALAITDHGNLYGVPEFFTAAKKAGVQPILGCEFYITPSGMQDRSDKVRYHQILLAKNAQGYQNLIKLSSLSYSEGYYYKPRIDLDLLKRLSSGLIATTCCLQGEVLQTILNKGEEAGRVAFERYLEIFGEDYYVEIQDHGIPEQHRCNEVLLRWASEYNVKIIATNDVHYVEQVDAEAQDVLLCLQTGKDLHDPNRMRFENNQFFLKSTDEMLGSLKGLTPIQRESALNNTRDIVDKCHFDLPMGTLLMPHYPIPESYGNDMDAYLKHLVFERAVERYHPLSQDVVDRLNYELGVIKTMGYAGYFLIVQDFTTAARTLGVSVGPGRGSAAGSAVAYCLGITNIDPLAYDLLFERFLNPERVSMPDIDIDFDDRGRGLVIDYVVQKYGRENVCQIITFGTMGARSVIRDVSRVLGIPLSEADRIAKMIPEGPKVDLDLALSTVPEFKQLLKDPNPQIRNLMHYATVLEGSARHTGVHAAGVIIAPGDVSDYVPVSVAKSKGDEVVTTQYDGKWIEAFGLLKMDFLGLKTLTIINDALSLIRENRGVEIDVDALPLDDTATYDMFKRGDTVAIFQFESEGMREWMRKLKPTCIDDLIAMNALYRPGPMDLIPNYVDRKHGRETVVYPHPVLEEILRPTYGIPIYQEQVMQMAQEMAGYSLGQADILRRAMGKKKQSEMDTQRQIFVEGSAQKGIDAVKANEVFDMMAKFAGYGFNKSHSAAYSLVAYHTAYLKANYTPEFLAAAMTNEMGDTKKLAVLLEEARRLNIDLLPPSINRSQAHFTVENGKIRIGMGAIKGAGIAAIEAIVASRDPEHPYTTIFQLVKKLDLRVVGKKTLESLAEAGAMEEFEGHRAQLVESVGPAMKYAQKIQADLAAGQSSLFGDASSNAFTMEPNLPIVEAWPRSRALKAERELIGFYVSGHPLEEFAAEARAFSTAKLGDVEALEQQAARAQGSGDGAPSYGGGGDPFRAQAPVHRFCGIITDIQRRVTKTGKPIVFATLEDFTGQGEITCFSSEFDRFQQYLKVDEIVLVRGNTDVRGGSVKIKVQDIVPMWKVRDQYIQGIVLRVDATSTELGDIEALRDLCDANRGKCKLYFDIFAPELPGGKQRVHSRKYVVEPTPELMNGLSRLFGRDNVVLESDAF; this is translated from the coding sequence ATGCACACGTGTGATTTTAGCCATCTTCATTGCCATAGCCAGTACTCGCTGCTCGACGGAGCCGCCCAGATAAAGACCATGGTAGCGAAGGCGGCCGAACACGGGCAGGCCGCCCTGGCGATCACCGATCACGGCAACCTCTACGGGGTGCCGGAATTCTTCACGGCAGCCAAAAAAGCCGGCGTCCAGCCCATCCTCGGCTGCGAGTTCTACATCACGCCGAGCGGCATGCAGGACCGGTCGGACAAGGTCCGGTACCACCAGATCCTCCTGGCCAAAAACGCCCAGGGCTACCAGAACCTCATCAAGCTCTCCTCGCTCTCGTACTCCGAGGGCTACTACTACAAGCCGCGCATCGACCTGGACCTGCTGAAGCGGCTCTCGTCCGGGCTCATCGCCACCACCTGCTGCCTCCAGGGCGAGGTGCTTCAAACCATCCTCAACAAGGGCGAAGAAGCGGGGCGCGTCGCGTTCGAGCGGTATCTGGAGATCTTCGGCGAGGACTATTACGTCGAAATCCAGGACCACGGCATCCCCGAGCAGCACCGGTGCAACGAGGTGCTGCTGCGGTGGGCCTCGGAATACAACGTCAAGATCATCGCCACGAACGACGTCCACTACGTCGAACAGGTGGATGCGGAAGCGCAGGACGTGCTGCTGTGCCTGCAGACCGGCAAGGACCTGCACGACCCGAACCGGATGCGGTTCGAGAATAATCAGTTCTTTCTGAAGAGCACCGACGAGATGCTCGGCTCGCTGAAGGGGCTTACGCCCATCCAGCGGGAAAGCGCGCTCAACAACACGCGCGACATCGTCGACAAATGCCATTTCGACCTCCCGATGGGCACCCTGCTCATGCCGCACTACCCGATCCCGGAGTCGTACGGCAACGACATGGACGCCTACCTCAAGCACCTCGTGTTCGAGCGGGCGGTGGAGCGGTATCATCCCCTCAGCCAGGATGTGGTCGACCGGCTCAACTACGAGCTCGGGGTGATCAAGACGATGGGCTACGCCGGCTACTTCCTCATCGTGCAGGACTTCACCACGGCGGCCCGCACCCTCGGCGTCAGCGTCGGGCCGGGGCGCGGTTCGGCCGCCGGCAGCGCCGTCGCCTACTGCCTCGGCATCACCAACATCGACCCGCTCGCGTACGACCTCCTCTTCGAGCGCTTCCTGAATCCCGAACGTGTCTCGATGCCGGACATCGACATCGACTTCGACGACCGGGGTCGCGGGCTCGTGATCGACTACGTCGTCCAGAAATACGGCCGCGAAAACGTCTGCCAGATCATCACCTTCGGGACGATGGGCGCCCGGTCGGTGATTCGCGACGTCTCCCGCGTGCTGGGCATCCCGCTGTCCGAGGCCGACCGGATCGCCAAGATGATCCCGGAAGGCCCGAAGGTGGACCTCGACCTCGCCCTTTCGACCGTCCCCGAGTTCAAACAGCTGCTCAAGGATCCGAATCCCCAGATTCGCAACCTGATGCACTACGCCACCGTGCTCGAGGGCTCCGCACGCCACACGGGGGTGCACGCCGCCGGCGTCATCATCGCCCCGGGCGACGTGAGCGACTACGTGCCGGTGTCGGTCGCGAAAAGCAAGGGCGACGAGGTCGTCACGACGCAATACGACGGCAAGTGGATCGAGGCGTTCGGGCTGCTGAAGATGGACTTCCTGGGGCTGAAGACGCTCACCATCATCAACGACGCGCTCAGCCTCATCCGGGAAAACCGCGGCGTGGAGATCGATGTCGACGCCCTGCCGCTGGACGACACGGCCACGTACGACATGTTCAAGCGCGGCGATACGGTGGCCATCTTCCAGTTTGAATCCGAGGGCATGCGCGAGTGGATGCGCAAGCTGAAGCCGACGTGCATCGACGACCTCATCGCGATGAACGCGCTCTATCGCCCCGGCCCGATGGACCTGATCCCGAACTACGTCGACCGCAAACACGGCCGCGAGACGGTGGTCTATCCGCATCCCGTCCTCGAGGAAATCCTCCGCCCCACCTACGGCATCCCGATCTATCAGGAGCAGGTGATGCAGATGGCGCAGGAGATGGCCGGCTACTCGCTCGGCCAGGCGGACATCCTCCGCCGCGCGATGGGCAAAAAGAAGCAGTCCGAGATGGACACCCAGCGCCAGATCTTTGTGGAGGGATCGGCGCAGAAGGGCATCGACGCGGTCAAGGCGAACGAAGTCTTCGACATGATGGCGAAGTTCGCCGGCTACGGCTTCAACAAGAGCCACTCCGCCGCCTATTCGCTCGTCGCCTACCACACGGCGTATCTGAAGGCGAACTACACCCCCGAGTTCCTGGCCGCGGCGATGACGAACGAAATGGGGGATACGAAGAAGCTCGCAGTGCTCCTCGAGGAAGCGCGCCGGCTCAACATCGATCTGCTCCCTCCGTCGATCAATCGCAGCCAGGCCCATTTCACGGTCGAGAACGGCAAGATCCGGATCGGGATGGGCGCCATCAAGGGCGCCGGCATCGCGGCCATCGAAGCCATCGTCGCCTCGCGCGATCCGGAGCATCCGTACACGACGATCTTTCAGCTCGTCAAGAAGCTGGACCTGCGCGTCGTCGGCAAGAAGACCCTCGAAAGCCTGGCCGAGGCCGGCGCGATGGAAGAATTCGAGGGCCACCGGGCACAGCTCGTGGAAAGCGTCGGGCCGGCGATGAAATACGCGCAGAAGATCCAGGCCGACCTGGCCGCCGGCCAGAGCTCGCTCTTCGGCGACGCCTCGTCGAACGCCTTCACCATGGAGCCCAACCTGCCCATCGTCGAGGCCTGGCCCCGCTCGCGGGCGCTGAAGGCCGAACGCGAACTGATCGGCTTCTATGTCTCAGGCCACCCGCTCGAGGAGTTCGCCGCGGAAGCGCGCGCCTTCTCGACGGCGAAACTCGGCGACGTGGAAGCCCTCGAACAGCAGGCCGCCCGGGCCCAGGGCAGCGGCGACGGCGCCCCGTCCTATGGCGGCGGCGGCGATCCGTTCCGAGCCCAGGCGCCGGTGCACCGCTTCTGCGGCATCATCACCGACATCCAGCGACGGGTCACCAAAACCGGCAAACCCATCGTCTTCGCCACCCTGGAGGATTTTACCGGCCAGGGCGAAATCACGTGCTTCTCGTCCGAGTTCGATCGCTTCCAGCAGTACCTGAAGGTCGATGAGATCGTGCTCGTCCGCGGCAACACCGACGTGCGCGGCGGCAGCGTCAAGATCAAGGTGCAGGACATCGTCCCGATGTGGAAGGTGCGCGACCAGTACATCCAGGGCATCGTCCTGCGGGTCGATGCCACCTCGACCGAACTGGGCGACATCGAGGCGCTGCGCGATCTGTGCGACGCGAACCGGGGCAAATGCAAGCTCTATTTCGATATCTTTGCCCCCGAACTTCCGGGCGGCAAACAGCGCGTCCACAGCCGGAAATACGTCGTCGAACCCACGCCGGAACTCATGAACGGCCTCTCACGCCTGTTCGGCCGCGACAACGTCGTGCTCGAAAGCGACGCGTTCTAA
- the glgA gene encoding glycogen synthase GlgA gives MNICFVTSECVPFVKTGGLADVSGALPKALARLGCNVKVFLPLYESIHTIDHDLVYAADLSEIVVRVGLADVGFHTWYGKLPDSDVEVYFIDCPRYFHRPTPYTSDPDEDERFILFQQAVFAVLQRYHWKADIFHCNDWQTGLIPAFLRLKYTWDDLFRGAASVMAIHNIGYQGRFNPLTVVKADLPQEHYYPAGPFELYGSFSFLKTGLVFADLLVTVSENYAREIQTPEFGEGLQGLLASRSHDLFGILNGIDVDIWNPGIDPYLKDHYTAKTLKRKALNKRRLMEAFKLPYRERTPVVGIVSRFADQKGFELLHPMMEPFLRAHDVQFVVLGSGDARHERFFAWLQATFPEQVGLYVGYNEGLSHLIEAGSDLFLMPSRYEPCGLNQMYSLVYGTVPVVRHTGGLADTVHDSDGDPETGNGFTFGWFTPESVYDTLVRALEAYQQPERWEAIMRRGMNADFSWEASAKKYMALYERALERHR, from the coding sequence ATGAACATCTGCTTCGTCACCAGCGAGTGCGTACCCTTCGTCAAAACCGGCGGCCTGGCCGACGTAAGCGGGGCGCTTCCCAAGGCGCTGGCGCGTCTGGGCTGCAACGTCAAGGTCTTTCTGCCGCTCTACGAGTCGATCCATACGATCGATCACGACCTGGTCTACGCCGCGGATCTGTCCGAAATCGTGGTGCGCGTCGGGCTGGCAGACGTCGGATTCCATACCTGGTACGGCAAATTGCCGGACTCGGACGTCGAGGTGTATTTCATCGATTGCCCGAGGTATTTCCACCGCCCCACCCCCTACACGTCCGACCCGGACGAAGACGAGCGCTTCATCCTCTTTCAGCAGGCCGTGTTCGCCGTGCTGCAGCGGTATCACTGGAAGGCGGATATCTTCCACTGCAACGACTGGCAAACCGGGCTCATTCCCGCCTTCCTGCGGCTCAAATATACCTGGGACGACCTCTTTCGGGGTGCGGCGAGCGTCATGGCCATCCATAATATCGGATACCAGGGTCGGTTCAATCCGCTCACGGTCGTCAAGGCGGATCTGCCCCAGGAGCATTATTACCCCGCCGGCCCCTTCGAACTCTACGGCTCGTTTTCCTTTCTGAAGACGGGACTCGTCTTCGCCGACCTGCTGGTCACCGTCAGCGAGAACTACGCCCGGGAGATCCAGACCCCGGAATTCGGCGAAGGGCTCCAGGGCCTCCTCGCCTCGCGGAGCCACGACCTGTTCGGCATCCTGAACGGCATCGACGTCGACATCTGGAATCCGGGCATCGATCCCTACCTAAAGGACCACTACACGGCCAAGACGCTCAAACGGAAGGCGCTGAACAAACGCCGGCTCATGGAAGCCTTCAAACTCCCCTATCGGGAGCGGACGCCGGTCGTGGGCATCGTCTCCCGCTTCGCCGACCAGAAAGGGTTCGAACTGCTGCACCCCATGATGGAACCGTTCCTCCGCGCCCACGACGTGCAATTCGTCGTGCTCGGGAGCGGGGATGCCCGCCACGAGCGGTTTTTTGCCTGGCTCCAGGCGACGTTCCCCGAGCAGGTTGGCCTGTACGTGGGGTACAACGAGGGCCTGTCGCATCTGATCGAAGCCGGCAGCGACCTCTTCCTCATGCCCTCCCGCTATGAGCCGTGCGGCCTGAATCAGATGTACAGCCTGGTCTACGGCACCGTGCCGGTCGTCCGCCACACCGGAGGCCTGGCGGACACGGTGCACGACAGCGACGGCGACCCGGAGACCGGCAACGGCTTCACCTTCGGCTGGTTTACGCCGGAATCGGTGTACGACACCCTGGTGCGCGCACTCGAGGCCTACCAGCAACCCGAACGCTGGGAAGCCATCATGCGGCGAGGGATGAACGCCGATTTTTCCTGGGAAGCCTCGGCGAAAAAGTACATGGCACTCTACGAACGCGCCCTGGAGCGGCATCGCTAG
- a CDS encoding nucleoside recognition domain-containing protein — MLNYIWGGLIILSLVFALVVDVGELSRDTYRNGEPLPVTVIYTDGYRPATRRAPVEVRIAADIARERYGIESGLAASYTGVVISTAEGRQLQFGKDVALPEPLSTIRSVTSPRDNDLRGVLESGAAGDTLTATVAFAPVRFVRMQRITAAALDFAETAVTLALGLVGVLALWMGLLRIAETSGMMHGLVRFTQPLFRRLFPDIPKDHPALGLIVLNLTANVLGLGNAATPLGIKAMESLQELNPQKDTATNAMVMLLAMNTASVQIVPPALLVAIMGLQVNQLFFSILITTTLSLIIAVVSARLLGRSRRYRVSDPLAGADLHE; from the coding sequence ATGCTGAACTATATCTGGGGCGGTCTCATCATCCTGAGCCTGGTCTTCGCGCTGGTCGTCGATGTCGGCGAGTTGTCGCGCGACACCTATCGCAACGGAGAGCCGCTCCCTGTCACGGTCATCTATACGGACGGCTACCGTCCGGCAACCCGCCGCGCGCCGGTTGAAGTCCGCATCGCGGCCGATATCGCGCGCGAGCGCTACGGGATCGAATCCGGTCTCGCCGCTTCGTACACCGGCGTCGTCATCAGCACAGCCGAGGGCCGGCAGCTGCAGTTCGGCAAGGACGTCGCCCTGCCGGAGCCGCTGAGCACGATCCGGAGCGTCACGTCCCCGCGCGACAACGACTTGCGCGGCGTGCTGGAGTCCGGCGCCGCCGGCGATACGCTCACCGCCACGGTGGCCTTCGCGCCCGTGCGTTTTGTGCGGATGCAGCGCATCACCGCGGCCGCGCTGGATTTCGCCGAGACCGCCGTCACCCTGGCGCTGGGGCTGGTCGGGGTGCTGGCGTTGTGGATGGGGCTGCTGCGCATCGCCGAGACGTCCGGCATGATGCACGGCCTCGTGCGTTTCACGCAGCCGCTGTTCCGCCGGCTTTTCCCCGACATCCCGAAAGACCATCCCGCGCTCGGACTCATCGTTCTGAACCTGACCGCCAACGTGCTCGGCCTCGGCAATGCCGCCACGCCACTGGGGATCAAGGCGATGGAATCCCTCCAGGAGCTCAACCCGCAAAAAGACACGGCTACGAACGCCATGGTGATGCTGCTGGCGATGAACACGGCCAGCGTGCAGATCGTGCCGCCGGCGCTGCTGGTGGCCATCATGGGGCTGCAGGTGAACCAGCTCTTTTTCTCGATCCTGATCACCACGACCCTCTCGCTGATCATCGCCGTCGTCTCCGCCCGGCTGCTTGGCCGGTCGCGGCGGTACCGCGTGTCCGACCCGCTCGCCGGCGCCGATCTCCACGAATAA
- a CDS encoding PKD domain-containing protein, which yields MVLGFAGQSYGQMVRPSQTLFFRPSVGYANYIGDNNSAITSGGWNVLGELGYQFSHHFSLSGVYEYADYSDVIRPVASTNFPRVGANSTRSSIQAILRYKFGVDTAKITPYVQAGGSVAIGGDHPLDEPGWGPLFGLGLDFSVSPRTSLFIELNASGSTPDEATDDIDRNRVGSMDFLNRFNFGAQFNLKRRFTPVEVDMINGPTQLEVGEVGTFTATSNVDAATPPVAYRWEFGDGTDSPMLDGTHSFSQPGTYTVRFSAENKGSSDSGVHTVVVVPRPNPPEIVTITANPPTPDTQTPVAFTSNVVGETPLTYAWTFGDGGTANTANPSHTFTTPGRYTVTLNITNRNGTDQQTMQVVVAPTEAAYCSEILELNAAYFPANSSVLSAQARANLQENVNILQDCPNLNVRIAGYAAQGERNPDSLSNDRARAVEEFYMQNGILPSRVLSEGVGLVPGQTSAKEGRELYRRADTLPMR from the coding sequence TTGGTTCTGGGCTTCGCTGGCCAGAGCTACGGGCAGATGGTGCGCCCCTCGCAAACGCTCTTCTTCCGGCCCAGCGTGGGCTACGCGAACTATATCGGGGACAACAACAGCGCGATCACATCCGGCGGCTGGAACGTCCTCGGAGAACTCGGTTACCAGTTCTCCCATCATTTCAGCCTGAGCGGCGTTTATGAATATGCCGACTACTCGGACGTAATCCGCCCGGTGGCCTCGACGAACTTCCCGCGCGTCGGCGCCAATTCGACGCGTTCGTCGATCCAGGCCATCCTCCGCTATAAATTCGGGGTCGATACCGCCAAGATTACGCCCTACGTCCAGGCCGGCGGCAGCGTCGCCATCGGCGGCGACCACCCGCTCGACGAACCGGGCTGGGGCCCGCTCTTCGGCCTCGGGCTCGACTTCTCGGTGTCCCCGCGGACGTCCCTGTTCATCGAACTCAACGCCTCCGGCTCGACGCCGGACGAAGCGACGGACGATATCGACCGCAACCGGGTCGGGAGCATGGACTTCCTGAACCGGTTCAATTTCGGCGCCCAGTTCAATCTGAAGCGCCGCTTCACGCCGGTTGAGGTGGACATGATCAACGGTCCGACCCAGCTCGAAGTCGGCGAAGTCGGCACGTTCACCGCGACGTCCAACGTCGACGCCGCCACGCCGCCGGTCGCGTACCGCTGGGAATTCGGCGACGGCACGGACTCGCCGATGCTCGACGGCACGCACTCGTTCTCGCAGCCGGGCACCTACACGGTCCGCTTCAGTGCCGAAAACAAGGGCAGCTCGGACTCTGGCGTGCACACCGTCGTGGTCGTGCCGCGCCCGAATCCGCCCGAGATCGTGACGATCACGGCGAATCCGCCGACGCCGGACACGCAGACCCCCGTGGCCTTCACGTCCAACGTCGTGGGCGAGACGCCGCTCACCTATGCGTGGACCTTCGGCGACGGCGGTACGGCCAACACGGCCAACCCGTCGCACACGTTCACGACGCCCGGACGTTATACGGTGACCCTCAACATCACCAACCGGAACGGTACGGATCAGCAGACGATGCAGGTCGTCGTCGCGCCGACCGAAGCGGCGTACTGCTCCGAGATCCTGGAGCTCAACGCGGCCTATTTCCCGGCCAACTCGAGCGTGCTTTCGGCGCAGGCCCGCGCGAACCTGCAGGAAAACGTCAACATCCTCCAGGATTGCCCGAACCTCAACGTCCGCATCGCCGGCTACGCCGCGCAGGGCGAACGGAATCCGGACTCGCTGTCCAACGACCGCGCCCGTGCCGTCGAAGAGTTCTACATGCAGAACGGCATCCTGCCGAGCCGCGTGTTGAGTGAAGGCGTCGGCCTCGTGCCCGGCCAGACCAGCGCGAAGGAGGGCCGCGAGCTCTATCGCCGCGCCGATACGCTGCCGATGCGATAG